The Streptomyces kanamyceticus DNA segment GTTCCGACGAATGCGGGGCCACAGCGTGCTGGAAGGCGTTCGACCACCATGGCGATGGCCTCCTGCGCTGTGGCCGCCGAGCCCACCGTGTCAGTGCGGAGAGGTCCGGAGACCCAGTAGGCGCCTTCGGCTGCGGGCTGGATGTAGGGAATGTCCCAGGTGTGCCGCCACTCTGTGCAGCGGCTGAAGTGCAGCTCGCCCATCCCCG contains these protein-coding regions:
- a CDS encoding DUF6193 family natural product biosynthesis protein gives rise to the protein MNWTSSGNAVVEAGWQTVRDDGRVRAELLEAAYAEPRLRQLFPWTGMGELHFSRCTEWRHTWDIPYIQPAAEGAYWVSGPLRTDTVGSAATAQEAIAMVVERLPARCGPAFVGTPEELTAHEAATRKTQSD